The Takifugu flavidus isolate HTHZ2018 chromosome 17, ASM371156v2, whole genome shotgun sequence genome contains a region encoding:
- the psme2 gene encoding proteasome activator complex subunit 2 isoform X1, translating into MSKTSILKISSQNAEKVENFRQSLFLEAGNLFSNYIPQKIKHLDALLRDESFRITDMNLLRAPLDIPIPEPPAPEDEEMETDKSEEKEKKKPPKCGFIKGNEKIMMLLEKVKPEIAAFRETIITVSSWIQHLIPKIEDGNDFGVAIQVTRPDQHTCSVSSGHFKLCFLGQEKILERIAAVKTKADTFQSNINKYFTERGDAVAKASKDTHVMDYRSLVHDKDVAIFSEIRVIVLDIRGFYAEFYDIINKNLDKVTNPKGEEKPSMY; encoded by the exons ATGTCAAAGACGTCGATCCTGAAGATCAGCAGCCAGAACGCGGAGAAG GTGGAGAACTTCCGCCAGTCTTTGTTTCTTGAG GCTGGAAATTTGTTCTCAAACTACATCCCACAGAAGATCAAACACCTGGATGCTCTGCTTAGG GATGAATCTTTCAGAATTACAGATATGAACTTACTTAGGGCTCCTCTGGACATCCCAATACCAGAACCTCCAGCTCCAGAAGACGAG GAAATGGAGACCgataaaagtgaagaaaaagagaagaaaaaac CTCCAAAGTGTGGCTTCATCAAAGGGAATGAGAAGATCATGATGCTTCTGGAGAAGGTGAAGCCAGAGATCGCTGCCTTCCGGGAGACCATCATCACA GTTTCCTCCTGGATTCAGCACCTCATCCCTAAAATAGAAGATGGGAATGACTTTGGAGTTGCCATCCAGGTAACCCGTCCGGATCAGCACACCTGCTCGGTCTCATCCGGACACTTTAAGCTTTGTTTTCTCGGACAGGAGAAAATCTTGGAGAGGATCGCTGCAGTGAAGACCAAAGCCGACACTTTCCAGTCCAACATCAACAA ATACTTCACCGAACGTGGAGACGCGGTCGCCAAAGCTTCCAAAGACACGCACGTG ATGGACTACCGCTCACTGGTCCATGACAAGGACGTGGCCATCTTCTCCGAGATCAGGGTGATCGTTCTGGACATTCGTGGATTCTAC GCTGAGTTCTACGACATCATCAACAAGAATCTGGATAAAGTGACCAATCCCAAAGGAGAAGAGAAACCTTCCATGTACTGA
- the psme2 gene encoding proteasome activator complex subunit 2 isoform X2: protein MSKTSILKISSQNAEKVENFRQSLFLEAGNLFSNYIPQKIKHLDALLRDESFRITDMNLLRAPLDIPIPEPPAPEDEEMETDKSEEKEKKKPPKCGFIKGNEKIMMLLEKVKPEIAAFRETIITVSSWIQHLIPKIEDGNDFGVAIQEKILERIAAVKTKADTFQSNINKYFTERGDAVAKASKDTHVMDYRSLVHDKDVAIFSEIRVIVLDIRGFYAEFYDIINKNLDKVTNPKGEEKPSMY from the exons ATGTCAAAGACGTCGATCCTGAAGATCAGCAGCCAGAACGCGGAGAAG GTGGAGAACTTCCGCCAGTCTTTGTTTCTTGAG GCTGGAAATTTGTTCTCAAACTACATCCCACAGAAGATCAAACACCTGGATGCTCTGCTTAGG GATGAATCTTTCAGAATTACAGATATGAACTTACTTAGGGCTCCTCTGGACATCCCAATACCAGAACCTCCAGCTCCAGAAGACGAG GAAATGGAGACCgataaaagtgaagaaaaagagaagaaaaaac CTCCAAAGTGTGGCTTCATCAAAGGGAATGAGAAGATCATGATGCTTCTGGAGAAGGTGAAGCCAGAGATCGCTGCCTTCCGGGAGACCATCATCACA GTTTCCTCCTGGATTCAGCACCTCATCCCTAAAATAGAAGATGGGAATGACTTTGGAGTTGCCATCCAG GAGAAAATCTTGGAGAGGATCGCTGCAGTGAAGACCAAAGCCGACACTTTCCAGTCCAACATCAACAA ATACTTCACCGAACGTGGAGACGCGGTCGCCAAAGCTTCCAAAGACACGCACGTG ATGGACTACCGCTCACTGGTCCATGACAAGGACGTGGCCATCTTCTCCGAGATCAGGGTGATCGTTCTGGACATTCGTGGATTCTAC GCTGAGTTCTACGACATCATCAACAAGAATCTGGATAAAGTGACCAATCCCAAAGGAGAAGAGAAACCTTCCATGTACTGA
- the lsm5 gene encoding U6 snRNA-associated Sm-like protein LSm5, producing the protein MAATNPSQLLPLELVDKCIGSRIHIVMKTDKEIVGTLLGFDDFVNMVLEDVTEFEVTPEGRRITKLDQILLNGNNITMLIPGGEGPEV; encoded by the exons ATGGCGGCGACGAATCCTTCGCAATTGCTTCCACTTG AGCTGGTGGACAAATGTATTGGTTCAAGAATTCACATTGTCATGAAAACCGACAAAGAGATTGTCGGCACCCTGCTGGGATTTGATGATTTCGTCA ATATGGTCTTGGAAGACGTGACGGAATT TGAGGTCACACCAGAAGGGAGAAGAATAACCAAACTGGACCAGATTCTTCTCAATGGCAATAACATCACAATG CTCATCCCGGGAGGAGAAGGTCCTGAAGTATGA
- the avl9 gene encoding late secretory pathway protein AVL9 homolog produces MESQGRDEVKGPVLHIVVVGFHHKKGCQVEFSYPPLMPDEGHDSNVLPDEWKYLPFLALPDGAHNYQEDTVYFHLPPLGGDRKCVYGVSCYRQIEAKALKVRQADVTRETVQKSVCVLSRVPLYGLLQAKLQLITHAYFEEKDFSQISILKELYEHMNGSLKGSALEGSQVYLGLSPRDLILHFRHKVLILFKLILLEKKVLFYVSPVSRLVGALMTVLSLFPGMMEHGLVDSSSYRPKSSLSEDLSLEEIASGAEEFVSVSVTDLDNTQLQLEGSSEPATQLSSGPSTEGDNHLLKPASRTSPESGDSDWETLDPSVLEEGGTEDAAVEEQTDAAFDSNPETPITVQPQAVSGQGGVVQGLVSGLEEDQYGLPLPVFTKGYLCLPYMALQQHHLLSDVTVRGFVAGATNILFRQQRHLTDAIIDVDEASVQIQDPELRKVLSLTTADLRFADYLVKHVTENRDDVFLDGTGWEGGDEWIRSQFVIYLHSLLSSALQEDNERLLADYGAAFVAAWKITHNYRVWFSNKHPAMVAVTPGHPFQGQYSVADVKLRLSHSVQNSERGKKIGNAMMTTSRSVVQTGKVVGQSVGGALTSAKSAMSSWFSTLAQPSGVTTPADPPAEVKP; encoded by the exons ATGGAGTCCCAAGGCAGAGACGAGGTGAAGGGACCGGTGCTGCATATCGTGGTCGTTGGATTTCACCACAAGAAGGGCTGTCAG GTTGAGTTTTCGTACCCTCCGCTGATGCCGGACGAAGGTCACGACAGCAACGTCCTGCCGGACGAGTGGAAGTATCTCCCGTTCCTGGCTCTTCCTGATGGGGCGCACAACTACCAGGAAG ATACTGTGTATTTCCACCTGCCGCCACTAGgcggagacaggaagtgtgtctATGGAGTTTCTTGTTATCGGCAGATCGAAGCGAAG GCCCTGAAGGTCCGACAGGCCGACGTCACCAGGGAGACGGTTCAGAAGAGCGTGTGCGTGCTCAGCAGAGTG CCGCTCTACGGCCTCCTCCAGGCAAAGCTGCAGCTCATCACGCACGCCTACTTTGAGGAGAAAGATTTCTCCCAGATTTCCATTTTGAAG GAGCTGTACGAGCACATGAACGGCTCCCTGAAGGGTTCTGCTCTGGAGGGTTCGCAGGTTTATCTCG GATTATCGCCAAGAGATTTAATATTACACTTTCGACACAAG GTTCTCATCCTCTTCAAGCTGAtcctgctggagaagaag gtatTGTTCTACGTGTCTCCAGTCAGCAGGCTAGTTGGAGCTCTGATGACGGTCTTATCCTTGTTTCCAG GTATGATGGAGCACGGCCTGGTGGATTCCTCCTCCTACAGGCCGAAGAGCAGCCTGTCGGAGGACTTGAGTCTGGAGGAAATCGCCTCGGGAGCCGAGGAGTTCGTCTCCGTGTCCGTCACCGACCTCGACAAcacgcagctgcagctggaggggTCCAGTGAGCCCGCCACGCAGCTGTCATCTGGACCCAGCACGGAGGGGGACAACCACCTTCTCAAACCAGCGTCACGCACGTCACCAGAGTCGGGGGACAGCGACTGGGAGACGCTGGACCCCAGCGTTTTAGAAGAAGGTGGGACTGAAGACGCTGCTGTGGAGGAGCAAACGGACGCTGCCTTCGACTCCAACCCAGAGACCCCCATCACCGTGCAGCCGCAGGCCGTCAGTGGCCAGGGAGGGGTCGTCCAGGGGCTGGTTTCTggtctggaggaggaccagTATGGCCTGCCACTCCCCGTTTTTACAAAG GGATACCTCTGTCTGCCCTACAtggcgctgcagcagcatcaccttCTGTCCGACGTGACCGTGCGTGGCTTCGTTGCCGGGGCAACCAACATCCTCTTTCGGCAGCAGAGGCACCTCACTGATGCTATTATTGAT GTCGACGAAGCCAGCGTCCAGATCCAGGACCCTGAGCTCCGGAAGGTGCTGAGCCTGACCACGGCGGATCTGCGCTTCGCCGACTACCTGGTCAAGCACGTGACGGAGAACCGCGACGATGTTTTCCTCGATGGGACGGGCTGGGAGGGCGGAGACGAGTGGATCAGGTCCCAGTTTGTCATCTACCTTCACTCGCTACTGTCGTCTGCCCTACAGGAAG ATAACGAGCGGCTGCTGGCCGATTACGGCGCCGCCTTCGTGGCCGCCTGGAAGATCACCCACAACTACCGAGTGTGGTTCAGCAACAAGCACCCCGCCATGGTCGCCGTCACCCCCGG GCACCCGTTCCAGGGTCAGTACAGTGTCGCTGATGTGAAGCTACGACTCTCACA CTCGGTGCAGAACAgtgagagagggaagaagatcGGAAACGCCATGATGACCACCAGCCGGAGCGTGGTCCAGACGGGGAAGGTCGTAG GTCAgtctgtgggcggagctttgaCCAGCGCCAAGTCTGCCATGTCGTCCTGGTTTTCCACACTCGCTCAGCCTTCAGGTGTGACCACGCCGGCCGACCCCCCCGCGGAGGTCAAACCCTGA
- the kbtbd2 gene encoding kelch repeat and BTB domain-containing protein 2, whose amino-acid sequence MSDLGERRPVNTDYAVSLLEQLKFFYEQKLLTDVVLLVEDTEFPCHKMVLATCSSYFRAMFMSGLSESKQTHVHLKNVDATTLQIIITYAYTGNLAISDRTVEPLYETACFLQVEDVLLQCRDYLVKKINAENCVRMLSIGDLFSCPELKQSAKRMVEHKFPVVYRQEAFLQLSHELLIDVLSSDNLNVEKEETVREAAMLWLEYNMEARSQHLSSVLSQIRIDALSEVTQRAWFQGLPPNDKSVVVQGLYKSMPKFFKPRLGMTKEEMLIFMEALSETHGDAYVMSTSQPTTVVCYSPQAEKVYKLSNPPGDLQKVGTLVTPDNDVFIAGGQIPFKNSITNHGKSGKIQAVFHSVSSFFWFDAQQNTWVHKTPMVCARIKPSLVYCDGYIYAIGGDNVGGELNKRTVERYDCEKDEWTMMSPLPFAWNWSTSVVAHNCIWVMTHDLMYCYFPRADTWVEMAMRKTSRCFASAAAFGDLIFYIGGLHVVSNSGIRLPTSTIDGSSVTVEIYDVNKNEWRLAANIPAKRYSDPCVRAVVLLNSLCIFMRETHMNERAKYAIYQYNLELDRWYLRQPVSDRVLWDLGKDFRCAVGKLYPSCLEESPWKPPTYLFSPDGAEEFEVDGELVMLPHV is encoded by the exons ATGTCAGATCTGGGTGAACGCAGGCCGGTCAACACAGACTACGCTGTctccctgctggagcagctcaagTTCTTCTATGAACAGAAGTTACTGACtgatgtggtgctgctggtggaggacacAGAGTTTCCCTGCCACAAGATGGTCCTGGCAACGTGCAGTTCTTATTTCAG GGCGATGTTCATGAGCGGCCTTAGCGAGAGCAAACAGACCCACGTCCACCTGAAGAACGTGGACGCCACCACCCTGCAGATCATCATCACGTACGCCTACACGGGCAACCTCGCCATCAGCGACCGCACCGTGGAGCCGCTGTACGAGACGGCGTGCTTCCTACAG GTGGAGGACGTCTTGCTGCAGTGCCGGGACTACCTGGTGAAGAAGATCAACGCCGAGAACTGCGTGCGCATGCTGAGCATCGGCGACCTCTTCAGCTGCCCCGAGCTGAAGCAGAGCGCCAAGCGCATGGTGGAGCACAAGTTCCCGGTGGTGTACCGGCAGGAGGccttcctgcagctctcccacGAGCTGCTCATCGACGTGCTGAGCAGCGACAACCTCAacgtggagaaggaggagacggTGCGCGAGGCGGCCATGCTGTGGCTGGAGTACAACATGGAGGCGCGCTCGCAGCACCTGTCCTCCGTCCTCAGCCAGATCCGCATCGACGCGCTCTCCGAGGTGACGCAGCGCGCCTGGTTCCAGGGCCTGCCCCCCAACGACAAGTCGGTCGTGGTGCAGGGCCTCTACAAGTCCATGCCCAAGTTCTTCAAACCTCGCCTGGGCATGACCAAGGAGGAGATGCTCATCTTCATGGAGGCCTTGTCGGAGACGCACGGCGACGCGTACGTGATGTCCACCTCCCAGCCCACCACTGTTGTCTGTTACAGCCCGCAGGCGGAGAAGGTGTATAAGCTCAGCAACCCCCCGGGAGACCTGCAGAAAGTGGGGACCCTTGTGACGCCGGACAACGACGTGTTCATCGCCGGCGGGCAGATACCGTTCAAAAACAGCATCACGAACCACGGCAAGAGCGGCAAGATCCAGGCGGTCTTCCACTCGGtcagcagcttcttctggtTCGACGCCCAGCAGAACACCTGGGTCCACAAAACCCCCATGGTCTGCGCCCGGATCAAGCCCTCGCTGGTCTACTGCGACGGCTACATTTACGCCATCGGGGGGGACAACGTGGGCGGCGAGCTGAACAAGCGCACGGTGGAGCGCTACGACTGCGAGAAGGACGAGTGGACCATGATGAGCCCGCTGCCTTTCGCCTGGAACTGGAGCACCTCGGTGGTGGCCCACAACTGCATCTGGGTGATGACACACGACTTGATGTACTGCTACTTCCCCCGCGCCGACACGTGGGTGGAGATGGCGATGCGGAAGACTAGCCGCTGCTTCGCCTCCGCGGCGGCCTtcggtgacctcatcttctaCATCGGCGGCCTGCACGTGGTCAGCAACTCCGGCATCCGCCTGCCGACCAGCACCATCGACGGCTCGTCCGTCACCGTGGAGATCTACGACGTCAACAAGAACGAGTGGCGCCTGGCGGCTAACATCCCCGCCAAGCGCTACTCGGACCCGTGCGTGCGCGCGGTGGTGCTGCTGAACTCGCTGTGCATCTTCATGCGCGAGACCCACATGAACGAGCGGGCCAAGTACGCCATCTATCAGTATAACTTGGAACTGGACCGCTGGTACCTGCGCCAGCCCGTGTCGGACCGGGTGCTGTGGGACCTCGGCAAAGACTTCCGCTGTGCGGTGGGAAAGCTGTACCCCTCCTGCCTGGAGGAATCCCCCTGGAAGCCCCCCACGTACCTGTTCTCGCCAGATGGCGCTGAGGAATTCGAGGTAGACGGCGAGCTGGTGATGCTCCCGCACGTATAG
- the buc gene encoding bucky ball, whose amino-acid sequence MEDGGKQSNTFGSGQQRNHSRPFFYVQPPSQPYFLYQHWQMNNPYSHYGLPGGFNFGRPAVHPYMYMHYPGFVYPPGPVYPVDHRRVFEPRHPAPAWSDVPPRQHCSQPCREMACSEAQTDPSDAVNKLIECLGKIRELDSGVASQSSGIFSPADEKKSEEEADALPLVPEASCLGSVSTTCSDSAVAVYDAESSNRSHDPLSWSGGLEEDLPLDSSSVHEECSQQPGEVSDIQTSTSVTPLSVPNELLRPAKLASSQPGRQDAEHDDKGPKAERQGADQDYQIIKLPFESILATEDQAAGQRYSYLSMRSTHERMSVLSPSLDELSSREDIFSTDLDDADLYPKRVYAGRRLVEVVSRSPRAAEEVEEVWLGGSKRYVCACCGKNLTKVASRGKGHRTCWDEGGDSDEDSQYGQGCEQPVRVVVRKHVVPRKCHSALPRHVTKAAYKRGQYEDPADPANPEEGPALKLEVSEENPEESNDLQRGTCQERLGREALPPSDSGRWGDAGVIPRRRPMAQRQEMSTLRKVMYHRPRDEEDEPPPPPPHWDRGSIRRGDSRC is encoded by the exons atggagG ACGGAGGCAAACAATCCAACACATTTGGCAGTGGGCAGCAGAGAAATCACTCCAGGCCATTTTTCTATGTCCAGCCGCCATCTCAGCCCTATTTTCTCTACCAGCACTGGCAGATGAACAACCCCTACAGTCACTATGGTTTACCTGGAG GTTTTAACTTTGGACGTCCTGCCGTTCACCCTTACATGTACATGCATTATCCTGGGTTTGTTTACCCACCTGGCCCAGTATACCCAGTGGATCACAGGCGAGTGTTTGAGCCCCGCCATCCCGCCCCTGCCTGGAGCGACGTCCCCCCTCGGCAGCATTGCTCCCAACCCTGTCGAGAGATGGCCTGTTCAGAGGCTCAGACGGATCCCAGTGATGCTGTGAACAAGCTGATCGAGTGTCTGGGTAAGATTCGGGAGCTGGACTCGGGTGTGGCCTCTCAGTCCTCTGGGATTTTTTCACCTGCTGATGAGAAGAAgagtgaagaggaggctgacgcCTTGCCTTTGGTACCTGAAGCTAGCTGTTTGGGCTCCGTGAGCACGACATGCAGCGATTCTGCAGTGGCGGTGTATGACGCCGAGTCCAGCAATCGGAGCCACGATCCCCTGAGCTGgtcaggaggactggaggaagaTTTGCCACTTGATAGCTCTTCAGTTCACGAAGAGTGCTCTCAGCAGCCAGGAGAGGTCTCGGATATCCAGACAAGTACTTCGGTGACTCCTCTAAGTGTCCCAAACGAGCTGCTGAGACCAGCCAAATTGGCCTCCAGCCAGCCAGGGCGACAAGACGCCGAACATGATGACAAAGGCCCGAAAGCGGAACGACAGGGAGCCGATCAAGACTACCAGATCATCAAGCTTCCCTTTGAGAGCATTTTAGCCACCGAGGATCAGGCCGCCGGCCAACGCTACAGCTACCTGTCCATGCGCAGCACTCACGAGCGCATGAGCGTTCTCAGCCCGTCCTTGGACGAGCTGTCCTCCAGAGAGGACATCTTCTCCACAGACCTGGACGATGCCGACCTTTACCCCAAACGTGTGTACGCGGGCCGGAGGCTCGTGGAAGTCGTGAGCAGGTCTCCGCGAGCCGCAGAGGAAGTCGAGGAAGTGTGGCTGGGGGGCTCAAAGAGGTATGTGTGCGCCTGCTGTGGGAAGAACCTCACAAAGGTGGCGTCCCGCGGTAAAGGCCACAGGACGTGCTGGGATGAAGGCGGAGACTCTGACGAAGACAGCCAATATGGACAAGGCTGTGAGCAGCCCGTCAGGGTGGTCGTCAGGAAGCACGTGGTACCCAGGAAGTGCCATTCCGCGCTGCCACGGCATGTGACTAAAGCTGCCTATAAGAGAGGTCAATACGAGGATCCAGCGGATCCTGCAAATCCGGAGGAGGGTCCAGCCCTGAAGCTGGAGGTGTCTGAAGAGAATCCAGAGGAGAGCAACGATCTGCAGCGTGGGACATGTCAGG AAAGACTCGGCAGAGAAGCTCTTCCCCCGTCCGATTCAGGCCGGTGGGGGGACGCTGGCGTGATCCCCAGGAGGAGGCCCATGGCCCAACGCCAAG AGATGAGCACCCTGAGGAAGGTGATGTATCACAGGCCGAGAGACGAGGAGGATGAGCCGCCGCCTCCCCCGCCGCACTGGGACCGAG GCTCCATCAGAAGAGGCGACTCCAGATGTTGA